A single region of the Nitrospira sp. genome encodes:
- a CDS encoding ABC transporter permease, with protein sequence MEGIARIGRYTIDLTEQMGRMMLFVLSSFAWLTRPPFRVYQIVKQLNFIGYKSTFVVVLTAVFTGMVLALQGHYTLRKFGSEAVLGSAVALSIIRELGPVLAALMVTARAGSAMTAEIGIMRITEQIDALDTMAINPLQYLIGPKLVASLIAVPLLVALFDVVGIYGGYVVGVQLLNGNEGAYWSSIESAVEWKDVYGGILKSISFGLLISWVCCYKGFHTRHSAEGLGTATTEAVVLSAVLILVWDYFLTSVLL encoded by the coding sequence ATGGAAGGTATTGCTCGTATCGGACGGTATACGATCGATCTGACAGAGCAGATGGGACGGATGATGTTGTTCGTCCTCTCCTCCTTTGCCTGGCTGACGCGTCCGCCGTTCCGGGTCTACCAAATCGTCAAGCAGCTCAATTTCATCGGCTATAAGTCAACCTTTGTCGTCGTCCTTACGGCCGTCTTTACCGGCATGGTCCTGGCGCTGCAGGGACATTACACGCTACGAAAGTTCGGCTCTGAAGCCGTGCTCGGTTCTGCCGTGGCGCTCAGCATCATCCGGGAACTGGGGCCTGTTCTGGCGGCGTTGATGGTGACGGCCCGGGCCGGATCCGCCATGACCGCGGAAATCGGCATCATGCGGATTACGGAACAGATCGATGCCCTGGACACGATGGCCATCAATCCACTGCAATACTTGATTGGGCCTAAACTCGTCGCCAGTCTCATCGCCGTACCGCTGCTGGTCGCGCTCTTTGACGTCGTCGGGATTTACGGGGGGTACGTCGTCGGCGTGCAATTGTTGAACGGGAATGAAGGCGCCTACTGGAGTTCGATTGAGTCGGCCGTCGAGTGGAAGGATGTCTACGGAGGCATTTTGAAATCCATCAGCTTCGGCCTGCTGATCAGTTGGGTCTGTTGTTACAAAGGCTTTCACACCAGGCATAGCGCCGAGGGGTTGGGGACCGCGACGACCGAAGCCGTGGTGCTTTCGGCGGTCTTGATTCTGGTGTGGGATTATTTTTTGACGTCGGTGCTGCTGTAA
- a CDS encoding ABC transporter ATP-binding protein, with amino-acid sequence MIKLVGVEKTLGKQPVLRGVDLTIPTGKLTTIIGRSGEGKSVLLKHIIGLMQPDRGEVWIDGTNIARLKGQALNEVRKKFAMLFQGAALFDSMTVFENVAFPLREKLRLKGEIVTRRVEEKLEQVGLKGMGHKFPAELSGGMRKRAGLARALVMEPEIILFDEPTTGLDPLMAKAIHDLIVAMQQQFKFTAVMVSHEIPEIFGISDYVAMLKNGRIAEMAPSNEFVKTTDEEIREFIFVAGTVTPKGLPTASL; translated from the coding sequence ATGATTAAACTGGTCGGCGTTGAAAAGACTTTGGGCAAGCAGCCGGTGTTGCGGGGCGTGGACCTGACCATTCCTACTGGAAAGTTGACCACGATCATCGGGCGAAGCGGCGAAGGCAAGAGCGTGCTGTTGAAGCATATCATTGGCCTCATGCAGCCGGATCGGGGTGAGGTCTGGATCGACGGGACGAACATTGCGCGACTCAAGGGGCAGGCGCTCAATGAGGTGCGCAAGAAGTTCGCCATGTTGTTCCAGGGTGCGGCCCTGTTCGACTCGATGACGGTATTTGAGAATGTCGCCTTCCCCCTGCGCGAGAAACTTCGCCTGAAGGGCGAGATCGTCACCCGGAGGGTCGAGGAGAAACTGGAGCAGGTGGGGCTGAAGGGCATGGGCCATAAGTTTCCCGCCGAACTGAGCGGCGGCATGCGCAAACGCGCCGGGTTGGCGCGCGCCCTGGTCATGGAGCCCGAGATCATTCTGTTCGACGAGCCGACGACGGGGCTCGATCCGTTGATGGCGAAAGCCATTCATGATCTGATCGTGGCGATGCAGCAGCAATTCAAGTTTACCGCCGTCATGGTCAGTCACGAGATTCCGGAAATTTTCGGGATTTCCGATTATGTGGCGATGCTCAAGAACGGCCGGATCGCCGAAATGGCGCCTTCGAACGAGTTTGTGAAGACAACGGACGAAGAGATTCGGGAGTTTATTTTTGTCGCCGGGACCGTCACGCCGAAGGGGCTGCCGACTGCATCCCTCTGA
- the mlaD gene encoding outer membrane lipid asymmetry maintenance protein MlaD, with protein sequence MERAKLELMVGIFVLVGIACLGYLSIKLGKLEVIGGHNYPVEAEFTSASGLKPGASVEIAGVEVGRVRHIGLSSDRALVALAIQDGVKLYSDTIASIKTRGIIGDKYLALSVGGGGDQLKPGDKIRDTESGLDLEELVSQYVHGKVN encoded by the coding sequence ATGGAACGCGCAAAGCTGGAATTGATGGTGGGAATCTTTGTGCTCGTCGGGATCGCCTGCCTAGGTTACCTGTCCATCAAGTTGGGAAAACTGGAAGTCATCGGCGGGCACAATTACCCGGTCGAGGCGGAGTTTACGTCTGCGTCGGGACTCAAGCCTGGGGCGTCGGTCGAAATCGCCGGTGTCGAGGTGGGACGTGTCCGGCATATCGGCCTGAGCAGCGACCGTGCCCTGGTGGCATTGGCCATTCAAGACGGCGTGAAGTTGTATTCCGATACGATCGCCTCGATCAAGACTCGCGGGATTATCGGGGACAAGTATCTGGCCCTCTCGGTGGGCGGTGGCGGAGACCAGCTCAAACCCGGCGACAAGATTCGCGATACCGAGTCCGGACTTGATCTCGAAGAATTGGTCAGCCAGTATGTACACGGGAAGGTCAACTAA